The genomic interval TGCCAGAAGAAGTGCGCTTGGAGGTCCAGGGGTGCCTTGGTCTGTCTGGCCCCGACAATGAAGCCGTAGCCGGCTTGGTCAAGCGCCTGCAAGTTAGCGCTGGAGAGCATCCCGGCATCAGCTACGACTACTAGGTGCTCCGCCCCGGCGCGTTGCTTGAAGGCCTCGATGGTAGGGATGAGGGTGTGGGTCTCGGCTTTGTTGCCTTCCCAGCAGGAGACCTCCAACGGGAAACCGTTACGGTCTGCTAGCAGGCCGACCAGGATCTGGGGATCCACGCGGCGTTCTTTGGAGTAGCCGACCTTGCGCAGCGCGTCTTCTTTCTCTGCTTCGAAGTACAAGGTAGTCACGTCGTACAACACCAAGGACACATCCCCACAGGCCAGGCAATGCTCCAAGGCCGCACGAGCCAGAGCAGAGCGGTAATCACGCTCCACGCAACGGGTCAGGGCACGAAAGTGGGTGCGTGAGTCAAAGGACTCCAGCCCCAAGCTGGTCAACATCGCTGCTATAGCGCTCTTGCTAGTGGGTTCGATCAGCCGGGCCAGGACAATCTGCTTGAAGGCCTCATCGTCCACCGCTTGGTCAAAGCCAAGATCCTGCCAAGCATCGCAAAGGACTTGCCACAACAAGCCGCTGCGGTGGGAAACCAGGTGCGCTGCGCCAATGGCCGTCTGCTGGTAGTCCCCATGCACACCCGGCCTGGAGCCTGCCGACCCCGACGGGAGGTCCAGGTCCAGCTGGAGCTGGCCGGGATGGAGCTTTTCTTGCGCGACCTGGACCAAGGCAGCAAGCTCGCCAGGGGTATGAGCAGAACCGATGTGCTCAACAACCTTGTTACGTCGGCCTTCCTTGACCGCGATCTGCACGGCCGTGGCCCCCGAGGCGGTACGCACTTGACGGATGAACGGGCTCACAAACCCCATCATAACCAGCCTCCTTAGTGACCCAACCCGCCCCCTGCAGCCGCACAAAATCAACGAAAACCCAACCAAAACCACCCAGCCCCACACCAAGTGTCAAAAGTCAGGTGATCCGCCAGGCGTCTGAGCCTTCGACGGCGGTGACGAGGAGGTCGTCGCCGCTCGCTTCAACGCGCGCCGGCTCGTTGGTCCACCGACCCTGCTCCCAGGTGATCCGAGTCATGTGTCTAACCTATCGCGCGTAGGGCCGGTCCACGATGCCCCACCTCAGATCCTCAGGAGCCCAGCAGTGCGCCACCCATCCACGCCGACAACGTGCACGCCGCCAGCATCGCCAACGCGAAGACTGCCGCCCTGGCGTAGCGGGCGAGCGTCGCTCCCGGTCGCGTCACACGCTCCTGGGCTCCGCTGCGTGAGCAGCGGACGGTGGCGCCGACCGCCCTGCGTTGACCTCCCCGCGTAGCGGGGGAGAGAGCCAGTTGAGCGGCAATCACGCTGACCGTGGAGAAGGTGGTGAGGCCGCCCAGCATGCCGGTGCCGAGCGCGGCCAGCCACAAGTCGCCCGGCCCCACCGCGAGTAGCGCGCCCAAACCAAAAGAGCCGCACACATTCACCAGGAATGCCGCGCGGACACTCGGTTGGGTGGCGAAGACAAGGTGGCGCAGCAGCGCCCCCAGGGCGCCGCCCATGAACACGGCGACGGCGATCATCGCACCGCCCCGTGCTGCGAAGCGCGGTCTTGCCCCAGGGCGTCGTGCCGTTCGCCGTGTTCTGGCGCGCCAACCTTGCCGCGGCTGTGTTCCGGCGCGCCGACTCCGCCGTTCCTGCCGCCGTTGCGTGCCCGCGCACCCAGCGCCAGTCCGGCGGCCGCCGCCGCAACGCCGACCACCACCGAGGTCAACGCCAAGGACAAGGCCGAGGCCCACACTGAGGCCAGCGCGTTCGCCCCCGCGCTGTCGGCGGTGAACGCGGCCAGGGCGGAGTAGGAGGTGAAGGAGCCCAGCAGTCCCGTGCCCACGGCCAGGCGCGCCCGCCGAGGCAGTGCCGCGCCGGTGACGATGCCCAGCAGCAGCGAGCCGACCACGTTGATGCCCCACAGGGCAATCGGGGCGCTGGGCGCACCGGTCATCATCAGATGCGTGCCAGCGCGCCGACCCCGCCGCCCACCGCAATCTGCGCGGCGTCCACGAGGCGTTCGCGGGCGCTTTGAGGCTGAGGATTCTGGCCGGGGGAGTGCGCGGGGGTCGAGGCATGTGACGAGCCGCCCAGGTGACTGCCACCGTCACCGTCGGGTTGAACGGGACCGGCGACGGCGTGGTCGAGTCGAGAGCGACCGGATTCGCCGCTGTCTCGTTCGGCGGGGTCACCTGGGGCGGGTTGACGCACGGTCGCATTATCGCGGCCCTGCGGTGATGCCTCAGGACATGGGGTAGAGCGCCCGGGAGCGGTGCAGTGGTCTTTCGTTGAGGGGCTTGAGCCGGATGACTGCGGGCTGCAGCAGCCGCAAAGGGTTGATGTAGGTCCTGCGGCCGGTGCGCGCACCCCAGTGGAGGGCGTCCACTCCGTCGGACCGATGCCCGGCTACGAGCACCCCGATGACCTGGCCCGCCGTCACCTGGTCCCCGGCGGCGACCACCGGCTCCACGGGCTCGTAGGTGGTGCGGATGCCGCCGGCGTGGTCGATGGAGATGACCGGGCGCCCCGCGACGCTCCCGGCGAAGACCACCGTCCCGGCCCCCGCGGCCAGGACGGGCGAGCCCGCGGCCAGCGCCAGGTCGACCCCGCGGTGGCCCGCACCCCAGGGCTGGGAGGGCGGGTTGAAGCCCTCCAGCACCGGTGCGGGTGCCCCGGTGGGCCACTGCCAGTCCTGCGACGGCGCGACGCGCTCCATGGCGGGACCGTGTGCCCGGCCGGCGTGGACCCCTGCCAGCGCGGCCGACGGCGGGCTGGCACCGTGCACGAGCGCGACCAGGGCGAGGCAGATCGTGAGCGTGCGCAGCAGGCGGTGCCACCGGGAACGGCGGAAGGTGAACGGGCGTGGCCCGGGGCCGACGACGGCATCTGGGAACCGACGGCGACCGACAGCTGGGTCTCGACGGCGGCTGGTACCTGGGTCCCGACGGCGACCGGCGGCTCGGAGGCGACCGGGGCCACCAGCTGGGTCCCGACGGCGACCGGGCGGCCGAACTCGACGGGGGCCACCAGCTGGGGCCCGGCGTCGGTCAGCCGGTCGGAGCCGACGGCGACCGACATTTGGGACACGACCGGGGCAGGACGCTGGGACACGACCGGGGCAGGCAACTGGGACTCGACGTCGGCCGACCTGCAGGGGACTCGGCGGGGGACTGACGACAGTGGCAGTGGTGCTCATGACCCGAGGTTGCCGCGGCCCGGACGCCCCGTCTCCCCGGGCCGGGTGCTGCTGTGGACAACCCGGGTCGGGGGTGCGGCGGCGCCCGCTTGTGGAGCCCGGTGAGGCCGCGCCGTCCCGAGCGGGCCAGTGCACGCGCGGCGCCAGGGTGACGCGCACAACACCTACGACCAGGACCTTTGCCCGTCTCGGTGCGGAAAGGTCCCGCTGGCCGTGATAGTGTCGCTGACGCAGTCTGTGCGGGTCCGCCCGCAGGTGACTGACTTCGCGTGCCCGCGTCCGCGAACCCTCGATCCCTGCCGGTCCTGCCGGCAGGTGTGAGGAGGGTGAGCGGGATCGTCCTTTCGGGCGCCACGGTCGAGGTCCCGCAGGGTGTCTGCGGGTGGCCGGGCGTCGCGGGCACCAGGCCCCGTCCGCAGCCATCTGGCTGTGGAGCCTGGACCGCCCACGCGGTCCCAGGTCAGCGGGGGACAACTACCACGGGACGCTGTCGGACCGCCACAGGGGCGGGGCCCGGCCCGTCCCCCTCACTCCGTGTGTGGGGCAACCTCCCCGCCCGCAGCGAAAGGACCGTCATGGCCATCGTCACCATGCGTCAGCTCCTGGAGTCCGGCGTCCACTTCGGGCACCAGACCCGCCGCTGGAACCCCAAGATGAAGCGCTTCATCCTCACCGAGCGCAACGGCATCTACGTCATCGACCTCGCCAAGAGCGTCGAGGGCATCAACGTCGCTTACGACTTCGTCAAGGAAACCGTCGCCCGCGGCGGCAACATCCTCTTCGTCGGCACCAAGAAGCAGGCTCAGGCCGCCGTCGCCGAGCAGGCTCTGCGTGTCGGCATGCCCTTCGTCAACCAGCGCTGGCTGGGCGGCATGCTCACCAACTTCTCCACCGTGCGCGCCCGCCTGGACCGCATGAAGGAGCTCGAGCAGATTGACTTCGACGACGTGGCCGGCTCCGGCCGCACGAAGAAGGAGCTGCTCATGATGCGTCGCGAGAAGGACAAGCTCACCAAGACCCTCGGTGGCATCCGCGACATGTCCAAGCTGCCCTCCGCCATCTGGGTGGTGGACACCAAGAAGGAGCACCTGGCGATCGCTGAGGCTCAGAAGCTCAACATCCCGGTCATCGCCATCCTCGACACCAACTGCGACCCCGACGAGGTCACCTACGGCATCCCCGGCAACGACGACGCCATTCGCGCCGTCAGCCTGCTCACCCGCGTCATCGCCGACGGCGTCGCCGACGGTCTCGTGGCCCGCTCCGCCGGCCGTGCCCGCACGGGCGAGGAGGCTGAGGCCGGTACCGCCGACGCCGAGCCGCTGCCCGAGTGGGAGGCCGAGCTCCTCGCCGGCGCCGAGGCTGCTGAGGCCGCCGAGGCCCCTGAGGCCACTGGGGTCGTCGAGGCTGCCGAGGCTGAGCCCACCGAGCCTGCCGAGCCCGCCGAGCAGGCCTGAGCCTTCCACCGACCACCACCGCTAGCACAGCTTCCAAGGAGAACATCCATGGCGAACTACACCACCGCTGACATCAAGGCTCTGCGCGAGCAGACCGGTGCCGGCATGATGGACGTCAAGAAGGCTCTCGACGAGGCCGAGGGCAACCTCGAGAAGGCCGTCGAGATCATCCGTGTCAAGGGCCTCAAGGGCATCGCCAAGCGTGAGGGTCGCGCGACCAGCGCTGGCCTCATCGCCGCCCAGGTCGTCGACACCGCCGAGGGCCAGGTCGGCATCCTGGTCGAGACCAATGCCGAGACCGACTTCGTCGTTAAGAACGAGAAGTTCATCAACTTCTCCAACAAGGTCCTCGCGGCCGCCGTCGCCTCCGGCGCCGAGACCGCTGAGGCTCTGGCCCAGGTCGAGATCGACGGCGAGACCGTCCAGTCCCTGACCGACGGCATGCAGGCCGTCATCGGTGAGAAGATCGTCGTCTCGCGCGTTGCCCGCCTGGCCGCGCCGAAGATCGACCTCTACCTGCACCGCACCAACCCGGACCTGCCCGCCCAGGTGGCCGTCCTCGTTGGCACCGACGCCAAAGCCGCTGAGGTCGCCCACGACGTCGCGATGCACATCGCCGCGTACTCCCCGTCGTACCTCACCCGCGACGAGGTTCCGGCCGATGTCGTGGAGAAGGAGCGCGCCATCGCCGAGGAGACCACCCGCGCCGAGGGCAAGCCCGAGCAGGCCATCGCCAAGATCGTCGAGGGTCGTCTGGGCGGCTTCTTCAAGGAGATCTGCCTGACCGAGCAGGCCTTTGCCAAAGACCCCAAGACCACGGTCGGCAAGGTTGTGGCGGCCACCGGCGGCGAGGTCACCGGCTTCGTGCGCCTGCGCGTGGGCGCCTGAGCTAAAACCAGCACCACTACACCGGGGTCCTTCGCAGCACCCGCTTGCGAAGGACCCCGCGGTGTTTCCCGGTTCGAGGGGGCGGTGGGTGGCACTGCGCCACTTCGGCACCCAGCCACCCCACCCGTAACAGCCAGTTACCCGTGGCCCGCCCCTTCTACTACGCCACTTCGTGTTGGGTACGCCGGTTAGCAGTTGAATAAAGGCCTCCGAGGCCTTCAACCGCCCCCTCACCGGCGTAGTAGACGGCGAACCGGCGTAGTACACCACCCCGCGCGCCTCACTAAGACACCAGGATCTCAACGAGCCGATTCCAGCTGGTGCCGTGGGCCCCGAGGTACTCATTCAGGCGGGCGTCGTCCTGTTCCAGGGCGGCCGCCGCCAGATGACGTGCGGAGACATCGGAGCTGACGGCTAGCGCCACCGCCCGCACTGAGGCCGCCTTGGCGCGGTCGTCGAATCCGACCGGCCGAGGCAGCAGCCCACCCAGACCCCGTCGGGGCGCGTCGGCGGCCGCCTCCTGCGTCAGCTCCTCCCAGTTCAGCTGGTGGGGTTTGCCGACCAGCTCCTCCACCTCCGGGCTGGTGCGGAGCGCGGCGACGAACACGTCCAGGGGTTCGGCGTTGCGTGCTCCCCGTGCTTTCGCCACTGCGCGGGCGTCCTTGAGCACCGTCTTGGCGCTGGCATCCATTCCTGCCATTGATCATTCCTCCGTTCCGGCGGGACTGTTAATGGTGTTACTGAGGTCTGTGAGATCTGCGCCCTGGTTGGTCCGCACCGTGTAACGGGAGGCGGACCAGCTCGCGAGGGCGAGGTGTAACAGCGCCCACGAGGCGAGCGCGGCAGCCACCGCTTGGGCGGCGAATACTGCGTACCCGGGCGCTAGGGCCGCCGTGCCCAGCCCGACGGCGAGTGTGAGCGGCCCGCCCAGGGCGGCGAGCCCGCCGACGCCGCCGCTCAGTCGACTCGGCACACCCCGTATGGACAGGAGTGCGGCGGCCACGGAGCAGGCTGCGGAGATAATGGGCCAGGTGATTGCGCATCCTAGGGTAATAGTGACTGTCTGGCCCGAGAGCCTGGAGTGGGCGCCGCCGAGGACATTCAGCAGACAGATCAGGCACGTTTGTGATGCAGGTAACAGGCAGCTCCAGGCCCCCACGCACAGGGCGTTCCGGCGTGTGCTGCTAGCCGCAGAGAACAGGGGGTAGCGTGCCTCCGCCAGAGCACCGTCCAGTGCGCATGAGGAAGCAGCGAATCCTCCCACGATCAGGAACGCGATTGGCCACCATTCCGGAAGCAACCAACCGATCAAGCGGCCGACCCCATAGGCCGCCAGCGCCTTGAAGACGAGTACTCGCCCAGTATGGCGACGTCCCGCCTCCCACCACTGGCGTACGGAGAATGTGACAGGGCCGTTGACGAAGCCGGGCACACGCCCGCTGTGCGCATATGCTGGGCGCGTAAGCGCCAATGCCGCCGACGGGTCCCTACTGTCAGCCAGGTCCAGTATTGCAGCGATCTGGTATGCAGGCAGCGCCCAAAGCGGAGTGAACCAGGGTGCGCATACAACGATTACCGCGTAGTTGAACGCCGCACCCAAGACAAGCAGCATGGCCGAAAGCCAATGCTCGGTTAGCGTCATGAAGATGTCGCCCAGTAAGTTCAGCGCCCCCGCCCCCTGTTCTGGAACACGGGGGATCACCACGCATAGCACGACGGCGACCGGGAACCACCACGCTAGGATCAGAAGCTGACGTGCGCGGGGAGATACCCATGCAACACAGCTGCCGGCCAAGCGAGCGCTGGCCATCCAAACTCCGAAAGCGCCTAGTGCCGCCCACAAGCAGACGCGTGTATCAAGGGTTGTCCATTGCGTTGGCGCCAGCCCAACGAGCACCGCGGTGAGGTATAGACCTCCGATGACGGGTACCGGCAGGCGGGCTAGAATGGACGCGGTGAGTGATGATCGAATCAGCAGACCTGGATCGGCGATACCGACGTCACCAGTGTTGAGAATAGCTGGAACCCGGGATAGTGAGCGGGAGCCCCAGATCGATGTAACCGACAATAGCAGCGCGCCGAGCACGTCGTGTAGCAACTCCTCGTAATTGGCTAGTGCCGAATCAGGTGGCGGAGCAACCAGTATCCAAAGTAGTCGGGCACTTGCAAGGATCACGCCGATGAAAACAATTCGGCCCGGCCACTGTGCGAGCAAATTGTGCGCTTTGTGCCGAGCACTGCGTAAGCGTGTGCCTAGCAACATCACAACCAGCCGCAGGGAACACGGATGAGCGTAGGTACCGGCCTCGGTAGAAACTGTGGTCGTCATGGGGCCATCCCACCGAACTCGTGCAACCGGGGCCGGGACTCATTGCGGTTGCTGACGGCTGCGAAGGCAGCCTCGAATGCAGTCTGATCGCCTGAGACCTGCCTGCCAGCGGCTTGACCAATCCGTACAAACTGAGCGGGCGTCCCAGAAAAGACTAACGTGCCGTGGTCTAGCACGATCAGTTCATCGGCTACCCGTTCGGCAATGTCCAGGCGATGCGTCGACACCAGCATGCAGCGTCCCTGGTCGCGCAGTTGCTCCACCAATGACATCAGCATTTCCTGACCCGCGGGATCGAGCCCGTCGAAGGGCTCGTCCAGGATCAGGACCCGCGCTCCCTGGCGCACCGCGCAGGCGAGCATCAACCGCTTCTTAAGCCCCTTCGACAACTTACTGGCCAGCACGTCGGCGTGTTCATCCAGGCCCAGCGCCTCCAGGAACCGCTCCTCCCGCGCCCGGCTGAACCGGCCGAGACCGTAAACCGCCTCCACCAGCCGCAGATGCTCGCGCACTGTTAGTAGTGGATAGACCAAGGAGGAATCGGGGATGTAACCAACGGCGCGGTCTGCAAGAGTCTCGGTTCCCGCAAGTGAGATACTCGCCGCTCCTGCGCTCATCGCCTCGTGCCCAACGAGAATACGCATCAGTGTTGTCTTGCCTGCCCCGTTGGGGCCGAGCAGGCAGGTGATAGCTCCATACCCGACGTTCACAGTAATGTCATGTAGTACTTCGTGTCCGTCATAGTTCTTCCTCAGAGCGCGAATTTCGATTGCACGCACTGGTGAGTTTAAAGGTGCTGCAACCGCATTGTCCCGAGACGCAAGTACCTTGCCGCTCCGAGGAATAAGAAGCTTAATAGATTGACCTTGCCTCTTGCCGGTAACACGGATATCGTCGGACCCGCCCGCAAATGGCGCGACGCGCGGGCTGAAGTACACAAAGGCAAATAACGGGATCGCGAACAAAAGAATGAGTGCAACGTGAGGAAACTGGGGTGCCTCCATGGATGTCACCTCTTCTCAGGAATGCTCAGTTATGAGTATATCGCATGTCAGCCGGTGTGTGCAATGCGATAATGGCAGAGATGTGGTATGGAACGGTCCTTTGTGTTGTCTTTGTTTTGTGTGCGCTGGGGTCAGGTTAGGCTGTGCCTTAAGATTGTTGGTCCAGTGCGTAGGCACGGTAGGCTGTGCCGAGCGCCCGGCCGCGAGCCGCCGAACCGTCCGCATCCCAGCCGAGAGGCATCACGCATGAGCGAGTCCCCGGACCGTGACGACCGCATCGCCCACGGCACTCATCCCCGCCGGGTGCTGCTTAAGCTCTCCGGCGAGGTCTTCGGCGGCGGCAACTTCTTCCGCGGTGCCGAGCTGTCCGCCGGCAGGTGACTGACTTCGCGTGCCCGCGTCCGCGAACCCTCGATCCCTGCCGGTCCTGCCGGCAGCCCACGCGGCCCAGGTCAGCGGGGGACAACTACCACGGGACGCTGTCGGACCGCCACAGGGGCGGGGCCCGGCCCGTCCCCCTCACTCCGCGTGTGGGGCAACCTCCCCGCCCGCAGCGAAAGGACCGTCATGGCCATCGTCACCATGCGTCAGCTCCTGGAGTCCGGCGTCCACTTCGGGCACCAGACCCGCCGCTGGAACCCCAAGATGAAGCGCTTCATCCTCGTCGGCGCCTGAGTGCAGCAGTTCCCGGCGGGAGCGGGTGGACACTGCGGTGCTCACCCGCTCCTTGCGTGTGGTGGCCCGATGCAACCAGCCAGTTCCGCGAGAGCGCACCTCGGTCGCGGGTCTGGCCCGTCGGCTCGGCGCGTCGCCCTCCCCGGCGCACGTAGGAAGAGCCACGGCAGTCGGCTTGAGTTCCGACGTCAGATGTATGATGATGTGAGGTATGGCTCAACGACGAACCAAGTCCCTCATAACATTGCTCGCCGCACTGGCGCTGTGCGTTCCCGCAGCGCTCGTGCCCGTCCCCCCTGCCCATGCCGAGACCTTCGACCTGGCAACGGTCGACCTCGCGGTCACCGGTATCCCCGCCAACGGCGCCTCGTGGACCGTCGGTGAGACGGTCCCGATCGACATCTCACTGACCAACACCACGTCCTCGGCCCTCGGTTTCCGCCCGGGCACCTCCAACCTCACCAACTACGAGGGCTGCCGCTGGCACCAGGCGCCGTCCAACGTGCTGCAGGTGTGCAGCGGGCGGGCGCGCTACACGGTCACCGCTGAAGACGTCGCATCCGGCACCCTCCACCCCTCGATCTCCTACAACGCCTACTCGGCACCGGGCTACGGAGGAACTGAGACCTTCGTCGGGACCGTCACCGCCGAGCTGCCGGTCGTCGTCGAGCAGACCCCCGACGACCCCAACAACCCCTCCCTGAGCGCCGAGATCGAGGCCCTGACCCCGCCCCCCGCGGACGGCCGCTACCAGCTCGGACAGGTCATCGACTACCGCCTTCGTGTGACCAACAGGTCGGAGGCCGACCGCTCCGTCCTTGTCAGCGCCTCCGACCTGGACGGCACCGCGCACTGCCGTTGGAAGAGCCTGGCGGCAGGCACGACCCAGGAGTGCCTCTTGCCCTCCTACACCATCACCGCCGCCGACGTCCAGGCGGGAAGCGTCACGCCGAGCGTCACCTTCGCGGTCACCTCCTCCACCGGCTACTCCGGCTCCATCACCCGCGTCGGCCCCCTGCAGGGGGAGACTCTCCAGACCGGTGGTCCCACCACCTTCGACGCCGCGGTCCCCGCCGCCAGCAATGACGCGGACCCGACGCTGGAGGCGGGCATCTCCACGCCGGTCACCCTGGGTACCCATCGCCCTGACGCCTACAACGTCCGCATCCCGTCCATCGCCGTCGCCCCCAACGGCGACATCTTGGCCGCCTACGACCGTCGTCCCACGGACGGCGGTTCGGGCGGAGGCGACTCGCCCAACGCCAACTGGATCGTCCAGCGCCGCTCCACCGACAACGGCGCCACCTGGGGCCCTGAGACCGTCATCGCCCAGGGCAATGTCGTTGACTCGGATCGACTGGGCTTCTCCGACCCCTCGTACGTCGTCGACGCCACCACGGGCACCATCTTCAACTTCCATGTCCAGAGCTTCGACTCCGGCGTCTTCGCCAACAACCCCGCCTACACCCGTGGTGCCGACGGACTCATTGATGAGACCAACAGGCACACGATGAACCTGGGGCTGTCCGTCTCCACGGACAACGGACACACCTGGACCCCGCGGGTTGTCACCGCCCAGGCCCTGGACGACAAGACGGACCTGCGTTCCTGCTTCGCCACCTCCGGCGCCGGTATCCAGAAGAAGCAGGACCCCCACGCGGGACGCCTCGTCCAGCAAATCGCCTGCGTGGCCACTGACGGGCGGGTCGTCGCCATGTCCATGTACTCCGACGACCACGGCGAGACCTGGGCGACCGGGGCCTACGCCTCCACTGAGAGCGGCGGCCAGACACCGTGGAGGTTCGACGAGAACAAGGTCGTCGAGCTCTCCGACGGCCGCCTCATGCTCAACTCGCGCGCCCCGGGAACCGGCTACCGCCTCGTTGCCATCTCCGAGGACGGCGGGGCGACCTGGGGTGAGACTCGGCTCGAGACCCAGATCATGGACCCGGCCAACAACGCCCAGATCATCCGCGCCTACCCCAATGCCACCCCCGGCTCTGCGCGCTCGAAGGTGCTGCTCTACTCCGGCACCGTCAACCAGTCCAACAGGAACAACGGCACCGTGCTCGCCTCCTGCGACGATGGTGTGACCTGGAGCCACAGGAAACAGGTCATCAATGGCAAGACCGGCTACACGACGATGGCCGTCCAGCCGGATGGCTCCATCGGGCTGCTGTTCGAGCCGCAGGGTTTCAACGACATCGGCTACCTCAGGTTCACGCTCAGTGACATCGCCCCGAACCTGTGCGAGGCTCCCGCGCTGACGATCGCTGACATTGCGGCCCAGACTCTGACTGACGGTGAGGAGCTGCCCGCTGTGGCCGTGACCGTCACCGGGGGAGACCCGGCGCTGGAGGACACGGTGTCCGTTACCGGTCTGCCGGAGGGCCTGGCCTACGACGCCGAGTCGGGGACCATCAAGGGCGTTGCCAAGGCGGGTATCACGCAGGAGAAGCAGTACGAGGTGACTGTGACCGTTACTGAGGCGGAGGATGGCACTGGCCAGGCGCCCCGCACGGCCACGACCACCTTCACCCTGACCCTGCAGCCCGCCCCCCAGCCGACGCCGTCCGCCACGCCGACGCCGTCCGTGGTCCCGACTGTCGCTCCCACGGCGGCTGACCCGACGACGACGGCTGACCCGACGGCGACGGCTGACCCGACGGCGACGGCTGACCCGACGACGACGGCTGACCCGACGGCGACGGCTGACCCGACGACGACGGCTGACCCGACGACGACGGCTGACCCGACGACGACGGCTGACCCGACGACGTCTGCTGCCCCGACTGTCGCTCCCACGGGGGACGACACCCCGACGGCGACGATTGACCCGACGGCGGCACCGGTCAAGCCAAGCGCTAAGCCGCAGCCGAGCAAGGGCCCCAGCCTCGCCCGCACGGGCGTCGCCGCCATGACGCTGCTCACCGTCGCCGGAGCTCTGGGCGCAGGAGGCCTCCTGCTGCGCCGCCGGTCTGAGCGCGCCTGAGTGATCCGGCCTCGCACCGAGGCTCACTGAGGGTCGCTGTTGCCAGCCACACCCGTGGCCGGCAACAGCGACCCTCTGACGCCTGTACCCGCACCACCGGGCCTGCATCTCCAGGACCGGTGAGAAGGTAGGCTCGGCCGAGGGCACGCGTGCCCTCCAGCCCGGTACCGGGACCTACGAGCGAGGAGAGCCTTGATGACCGCAGCGGACACACCCAGCACGCACACCCGTTCGCGCCGTGTCCTGCTCAAGGTCTCCGGTGAGGTCTTCGGCGGTGGCAGCGTCGGCCTGGACCCCGACGTCGTCTCCGACGCCGCCCGCCAGATCGCCGATGCCGTGCGCCAGGGCATCCAGGTCGCCGTCGTCGTCGGCGGCGGCAACTTCTTCCGCGGCGCTGAGCTGTCCCAGCGGGGCATCGACCGCGCCCGCGCCGACTACATGGGCATGCTCGGCACCGTGATGAATGCCCTGGCCCTGCAGGACTTCATCGAGCAGGCCGGCGTGCCCGCCCGCGTCCAGTCCGCCATCGCCATGACCCAGGTCGCCGAGCCCTACCTGCCGCTCAGAGCAATCCGCCACATGGAGAAGGGCCGCGTCGTCATCTTCGGTGCAGGAGCCGGACTGCCCTACTTCTCCACGGACACCGTCTCCGCCCAGCGCGCCCTTGAGTCGCACTGCGACGAGCTGCTCGTGGGTAAGAACGGCGTCGACGGCGTCTACACGGCCGATCCGCGCAGGGACCCCAACGCCAAGCTGCTCGAGTCCCTCACCTACGAGCGCGCCCTGGCCGACGGGCTGCAGGTCGTCGACGC from Actinomyces respiraculi carries:
- the pyrH gene encoding UMP kinase encodes the protein MTAADTPSTHTRSRRVLLKVSGEVFGGGSVGLDPDVVSDAARQIADAVRQGIQVAVVVGGGNFFRGAELSQRGIDRARADYMGMLGTVMNALALQDFIEQAGVPARVQSAIAMTQVAEPYLPLRAIRHMEKGRVVIFGAGAGLPYFSTDTVSAQRALESHCDELLVGKNGVDGVYTADPRRDPNAKLLESLTYERALADGLQVVDASAFALCRDNNLTMRVFGMGEPGNITRALLGERIGTLVTSA